The DNA window ACTGTCAGCAGCGCCAACACGGAGGCTAGCACCCTGGCCTTGGCCATGTAGGCGCCCACCGTGTATATGAGCGTCAACACGCCCCACAGGGCGAACCAGGCGCCGTTCTCGCTGCCGCTCATTGGGAACGCCTTGGGGTCCCAGCTGTTAAGGACGAAGGCCATCGCTAGGCCTATCCAGAAGAGGCCGTAGGTGCTGAAGGCGGTGCCCCCTAGCATGTTGCCCCTCCTGAAGTCCATCCAGCCAGCGAAGACCTGGGCCGCCCCTCCCCAGAAGAAGGCGTATGCTAGGGTGAGGCCAGCAGTGGGTATGATGCCCGCGTTGTGGAGGCTCAGCACTATAGTGGTCAGGGCAAAGCCCCAGAGGCCCAGCGAGCTCGGGTCCGCGAAGGGCTGGTCCTGGCTCAAAGGGATCACCTCACTTCATCTGCGCCTTGAACTCCTCCCAGGCCTTCACCAGCTCCTCGACGGCCGTCGGGTCCTCAAGGGTCGTGGTGTCGCCCAGGGGCCTGTCCTCCATTATGTTCTTGAGGAGCCTCCTCATTATCTTCCCGCTCCTCGTCTTGGGCAGCTTCCTGACGAAGAGCACGGTCTTCGGCGTCGCTATAGGGCCTATCTGGGTCCTTATCAGCTCTATCAGCTCCTTCCTGAGCTGCTCGTC is part of the Acidilobus sp. 7A genome and encodes:
- a CDS encoding GPR1/FUN34/YaaH family transporter, giving the protein MSQDQPFADPSSLGLWGFALTTIVLSLHNAGIIPTAGLTLAYAFFWGGAAQVFAGWMDFRRGNMLGGTAFSTYGLFWIGLAMAFVLNSWDPKAFPMSGSENGAWFALWGVLTLIYTVGAYMAKARVLASVLALLTVTFWVLSAAFFTGSAAITKAGGWIGLITGLDALYLGAALLVNWVAKRPALPA